The following is a genomic window from Prunus persica cultivar Lovell chromosome G7, Prunus_persica_NCBIv2, whole genome shotgun sequence.
atttcaacttggGCAGACCGCATGTAATCTTTGCATTCACTAAAGATTTCTAAACGGCGTTGGCTATCAGGAAAGGCTTGGTGATAACTATCTCGTCTGGACAGGTTCTCAGGGGATTTGAGATGGCTGTTTAGACGGGAccaatcaattttaaattttcgaTTAAGGGTTCTTAACTGGTTATCAACTGTGGCGTAGTTTTCGACTACAAAGTCAGACTGGGTAGGTGACTCAGGGGATTCTGACTTTTCTTCAACTGGAGCCTTGCCATAGCAGGGCTGGGTTACCTGAGAGGATCTTCTCAGGGACTCAAGTTTCAAGTCTATCATCGTTTTTTCTAAACTCTAGGTCTCGTTCTAGAGTGGAAGAAGAGGCAGTAAAGGAATGCCGAGCAGGGGCATGCCTTTGCGACTGACCTGGGGTTGGAAACTGGTGTAACTGGACATTAGACTTATGTAGAGGCTGGTTATCGAACCTAATCTTAACCGTGCCATCTAGGTACTGCTGGATGTAGTCTAAATTGTTTAGACTACGTTGGATCGGAGCTGGTTGGCTCTCGGTAACTAGGGTCCAATCTGTTGGAAGGGCAACTTCTGACCATTTAATGGTCTGAGGGACTTGTATATGGGCGTCTGAGGTATGACTTTGGATCAGGACTGTCTgatcctttgggcttttgttTAAGGCCTGGAAGTTCATATTGGTTCCTGTGACCTTATAATAGATTCTGTAGACTAGGGCCAGAGGCTGGGTTCCTGGGAGGACATTATAGCCTTCTGTCTTAATATTGAGAGTTAGGGTTCTCAATATATGTGGATCACTAAGGCTTACAGTGAAATCAGGGTAACAGTCAAAATGAACTGGACCATTACACAAACTGGACTCAATGACTCCTAGCGTACTGTCACTGAACGCGGTGAACCGGGCATCGCGTAAACAGAGCAGAATGGAGGCTTTTAATCCTAACCTGGTTAGGGGCCTAACGGCAACTTGAACAAGACCAATATGCAGGAAATTGTTTCCATCAGTCTTGTGCTTTTTGATGGACTCAATATTAAGCAACTGGCAAGTTTCGTGTTCTTTACTAAGAGCGTAAACTTGTTCAACTGTTTTGACATGTGTGGTGCTATTAAAACTGGAAGGCAACCAAtgtttcttataaattttttgactcGGGACTTTAGGTATATTCCAATCTCTAAAGTCTAATTGTTCTTTGCAACTAGAATCATATtcaaattgttcttcatttaCTATCTCAGGGAGTCGACTTATACTGGTTTTAGAACTGCTTGACTTACAAGAATTTGACTTAAGAAAACGACTCATGGCTACTCAAGTGTTTGACTCAAACGGACTGAGGAAGAGGATAAACAGGGACTTCCTAGACTTACCGTTTACTCTACAAATAACCTATTAACCTTTCTCAATTTTCTGTCTCCTGCCCAGCACAAACGCCCTACCCTCGGGACTTACAGATCTAGCAAAAAGGACTCACGGGTCAGACCTTAGAGAAAGATGAACAGACAACTTggagaataaaagaaaagaagaggaagaagatgaaacctTCTACTCAGATGCTTAAACCAGCCACTTGGGCGGGAATGAGTAGCAGACTTAGACAAAGACCGTAACTCTtacggctctgataccaaaaaggaaacacagagagataggagaaagaagatgaatatgaatatgaaGATGCAGCAACTTAACTCAACATTCAGACTAATGCATATGCAGAAAATAATGCATAtgtaaaaatactaaaaatagaGATAATATAAGCCAAGGCTTACACGCAATAAGTGACTCTACATGAAGAAGGCTTGCATGGCTTCCACATTTCCAATGCTCCTATATGGAAGGCTTGAATAGTTGTTGCGCTTCAACTTTTAGTATTCTTCAATTTGTTCCGCCTCTCCCTACATAtagtgctaaaatatgaatatggtttgaatgtattaggttgttttttattcttctctataaggaggtatatataggaatTTACATATGAAGgttttacaaggaattagatatagtgaagaattaggaaagtatctaCTAATtttacaatgatttatcacttatatataaaaataggaaagtaaatcccttaattaatcaaggaagtaaatctccttgattaattaggagactcacgtcaacactccTCTTCAAGTTGGTGTATATATGTCACgaatgcccaacttggtaagtgagtcatgaaatattatttcaCACTCACAACATGTGCAATATCTGATCTTGGATGACGTATGAAGAGTAGAacctttggtggtggtgatagaAGAAGGAGTCTGGGTTGATCgcatgcttctgtgagtctaCAATAAGATGGAGAATCGTATGGGTTCTTGATATCGCAGCGGAAGTAAGATGTGATATGAGAAGGTGAGGAAGGTGATGTGAGAAATTTGATGTATAAATTTGatgtaggaattggatttAAGAGGTATGTGTATAAGATTTGATGGTATGTGTTTAGGGATTTGGATAAAAGGATTTGAGGACTTTAGATTTgatggatttggatttggggaaaaaaatgaggaatttgatttagggttttggatttgaatatgagaaatttgaagaaatttgagaaatttgagataagggtttagagacaaaacaacttctcttcactccCCTTCTCCCCTTAAAGAGAAGGGGTCACCATagtcaagaaataagcaacatcttcTTGGTACTAGAAGGgatctttttttcctttttttttttttttttttttgggagtttGCCCCTCCTAATACCACAACCAATCGTCTTGTTGCTAAGGATGTCATGTTGTGACTACAGAGGCAGAGGCAGGAGCTGGTGCTGTTGGAACTGCAGGACTAACAGGACTAACAGGAGCTGAGTCAAAAGATGTATCGAGTGATTTGCCCCTATTCTTGCTCTGAGCTTTGGAGTGGCCCCACCATTCTGGGTAACCAATCAATTCGTAACAGCCATCACGAGTATGTTTGCTTCCACCACAGTGAGTGCATTTGCGTTCCGGACGAGAGCTTGTGACTTGAGTCTGAGAAGCACCAGTGGTAGAAGTCGGAGGACCCTGTGGACATTGGGTGGCTAGGACAGCAGTGTCTGGAGTACTAGTCATGGTAAGTCATTGTTGAGCTTCGCGACGAACATATGCAAAGGTTTGGTCAAGGTCTAATTTAGGTTCTTTGTGCAAGATTTCCCCACGAACTTGATCAAACTGAGGGTAGAGCCCGGCAAGAAACAGGTGAACATGAAGACGATCCAGTTTGGTCTGACGTTCATTCACGTCGGCGTCGCAATGCATGCGATTGGGAGTGCGGTGATCAATCTCCTAAAAGATGGTCTGCAGTTGGCTGTAGTATTTGTGGACAGGGGTACCATTCTGTTTAATGGTGAACGCCCGTTTGTTAAGATCAAAAAGGAAAGTTTCATCCCCACCATCAAAGTAAGTTTTCTTCACGGCATCCCAGATTTCTTTGGGGTATTTAAACGGATAAAACGACTCATCAAGTCGGGAGACATGGAGTCAATGAGCCACCCCTTCACCCGAAAGTTCTCCGTACACCATTTGGAGTAGGTGGAGGAGAGCTTAGAAGGTTGCGGGGTGTCACCGGTGAGGTACCCCAATTTTTCATGGGCAGCAATACGCATCTCCATGACTTGAGACCATAAGGCATAATTGGTTTCAGTCAGGGTGACGCTATTTGGGAAAGGAGCTTTGTCATTGTGGATAGTAACAATTTGGGAGGATGGTGGAATGGTGTCGATTGGGAGGATGGTGGAATGGTGTCGATGGTGTTGGAAGAGGAGATGACATCCATGGAAGCGGAAGAATTTTAAgggtaaaaaaaatatgtgttttggaatttgaagatatgattttagggtttgtgttCAAAGAAGTTTAATAtgaggatttagggtttgtgtttgaaaaaatttgatatgaggCTTTAGAGACAACCGAAAATCGATTActttgataccatgctaaaatatgaatatggtttatgtattaggttgttttttattcttctccataaggaggtatatataggagtttacatatGAAGATTTTACAAAGAATTAGATATAGTAAAGAATTAGaaaagtatctcctaattgtacaatgatttatcacttatataaaaaaataggaaagtaaatcccttaattaatcaaggaagtaaatctccttgattaattaagagaTTCACGTCAACATATAGAACTATTCTTTTTCTAGTGATCTTTCGATCCACACTCGAAGCAACCATCATCGTCTTTGGATTTAGAATTCTCACACCATTAATAGTGGAAATAAGAATGACAAACCAGAAGGGTAAGAAGCATGAGAAGATCGACAGTTCTCGCTACAGGGGAGAGTAGCCACAAACCAGAGACAGTTCCAACAAATACAAaccactctctctctgcagCAACCCGAAACATCCATCACGAATTCCCTCTTCAACCGATGCTCGAACGGCATTGCCCATCGCCAAAACCATGCGAGCCTTCTCCATATGTGGTCACTGCGCATACGGTTCCAGGATAGGAAAAGGCTTACCTCTTGTTTGATTATTAAACCAAAGAGGTTTTCATCAAGCCCAACCCATTGCATTCATATTCCTAATGGACTTTTTTATAGCTACCAATTGGAAGCTATTTGGAAAGTGCTTCTTCTAAAATACGTATTTTTTAACTCATAAGCACACTTCCCAAGGTCAAGAGTCAAGAATACTTctgaaattattatatatacactCACTTCCCAAGCAACACTTGCAAATAAAGCAGCTACTGAAATTTAGCTCTTAATGAATGACAGTTTTGATCATCGTTATTCAATAGCTAGTTTTATTGTGTAACGGCTTCCTAATGTACACTTAAAAGAGGATCATGCATTCAATAgctagtttttattattatttagccaatgaagaaatttaaatttaaaaaaaaaatcaattaaagagtGAAAATATGGAGTTGGAATCTCTTtcaccaattaaaaaaaaatttaaaaatggcgctattaaattaataatgagTCCCAAATCCAAAAGGTCAGGAACAggcgaaaacaaataaagtcTACTGAAAATAACCAAAAGAGGGCAAATAAAAGCCCAAAGATAGGGTTTTAGGAAACATGCCAAATTGTTTTACAAACTCCTCAACTCAATTCAAATCTCATGAAATCACAGTTGTTTATTAATCCAGTTGGTCAACCCCAAAAGACCCTTAAGAAGATAGAGGCACATACACAGCCCGACAATCATCATAGGCAATTCCCGAAGCTCATCCCATTCCGGGAGCTTCAGGCCGGAGAAACCCAGTCGATACTGATCTTGAATAGCTTCGACGCAACCACAGACGATCCCAATGGCCATACAAACGAAGACCCCATAGACGGCATACACAAGAAGTTTTCCAAATAACCAGACCACAAAATAACCTAACTGCAAACGCGCCGGACGGGACAATATTATACCCCCTCCAGGCACTGACGCCGATGATGTTGCAAGCTGCTGCTCTCTCACTCCTCCAGGAACGCTAAACATGACCCTACTtaccaaaataagaaaaattatgaGCACCAATAACAAGCACGAGGCTTGTAATAAGGAGGCTTGTAGTTGGTTGATCAACTTCTTTATTTCCGTAACCCTAATCAGCGTCTCCTTCCCATCCCTCAGCCCCTGCGCCTTGAGTATTTCCAACTGCCTTTTGAGAGCCTCGTCCAAGTCGGTGATCTTATCTGTATAGCTTGCCTTTCTGTACCACTTTGGATTCTTCGAGCAGTCGCCGACCAGTTTTATGCCGTCGGAGATTATCTTTTTCAACTTTTCTGTCTCCTCGTTTGAGAGATTCAGTTCCTTGTTTTGCTTCTCTATCTGGTCGATCACTGGTTTCAAAGAGTCTACAGTGGCCGTGATTGCCTTGAGGTGGGGGCTGAACTTCTTAGTCTTTTCTATCAGATTCTCAACGCCCTTATACAGCTCTGAAAATATTAGTCCTACGGCAGCCCCTCCAATAAGATCCGCCATTCTTGATTCTTCACAACACAACCCAACACGTACCAAAATCCGATCACGATTAACTTATGTTAGTTCGACAttttacaaattttctttttacgtCAGACATTGGTTTGAAATTCATCattaattgaaatgaaaaatctATCTGGAACTAAATTGAACCGAAAACTAGATGTGAGAGTTTATAGAAAGATTATTACCGCAGCAGAAACTATGTCGACCAACGATAGGCAGGGCGGTTTACTCGTGTGGGTCGCCGGTGCTAAGGAGCCCGTTGCTGGGTTTCACCCGTGAAGAGCCATATGATGGTTTtccatttctccatttctcttGACTTCAATGTTTCATAtatcaagagaaaaaaatattacgaCAAAATCATGCGCACACCTAACATATTGGGTGGACTAGGATAGGAGAGTGTTCATACTCCGAGTCTATaagatatgttttttttatcttcttctttataaTATAGTCTTAATAGAATAGATCTATAATGACGACCATGTGAGAGATCTGAGACTCATTTAATTGAACAAGTCCTCGTACATACATACAGTGTTGACTTCATCTCTATCTGTCTCCGCGTAAAATAGTTCTAATTAAAACTAATCAGAAAAAAGGACAAGAACATGGGGATTAAAAAAACATGGGATCTTACTTGCCAGCAGCCTAAGCACATGTTGTTGGATGAAACGAACAATGAAGCAACAATAAACATGGCTACTTATGAAATTACAGTGAGGAAACTGATATACTTCCACTTCCACTTCCACTTCCAGCGTTAACCCGTGTTGGCGTGAAAAAAATAGTTACCGAAAGAGGAAAAGGATTATCTTTTTGTTAGGCCCAAATTGGATTTAATTGAGCCCAACCCATTGAATTCTCATTTCTAATGGGCTTTTGTATATGTATTTGACAGCCCAAACATCGGTGACATGATAATCacttccctttcttcttcttcttcttcatactcctcttttttttttcttttttttttgtcttatttTATCTCAAGGCAAAAACTCATTTTTAGTCCCTATAACTTACTATTTTTATCACTAAGGTGCTTGCAgtttcaattttatcaattttatcaCTGTAGTTTGAATTCCaggcaattcaaggacaatcCTCAATTTATGTCATAGTACTCTAATATGGATGGCATTTCGATCCAATCTTACAGTCCACACCATAGGCACCTGTTGAAACCCAAAAAGTCACTAGAAACCCAAAGGCATTTAAAGCCCAATATaacttataaaataaataaataaattagtcATGTGCTAATTCCAATTATATTTTGGGATTTaactcaacaaaataaatatatacatgagCTTTTATACAAATTCTAATAATATCCATGCCATGTCAAGCATGCCAAGCCTATTCCTTACCCTTCCTTTAAATCCAATATCTCATTAAGCTTGGTCACCATCAAGAATGCTTCACCGTCACAAAAGCCAAAGTCACTGCAACACATGCCCAAGCATTCCATGCACATGCCAAAATAACTCCATGCAAGGTtaatacatttttcttatgccaaaTCACCTACCAATCTCAAATGAACCCAAGTCATGTGATTGTTCGTAGGGGTTGCATGTAGGGTTGTGGTGTGGAAGATTATGAAGGTCCTCAAAGCTCATAGAAGCTCCTAGATAATGGAGACTTTGGGTTGCTTGGTATCACCAAATAGTTCAAGCCCATTACTTGGAGTTCTTCCATATGGGTAAGCAAATAAGATATAATTTTCGACGTCTTCCTATTACTCGCTAGAAACAAGCCAATTTTGCATCTCCCTATTACCCATTGGAAACCCCTGGAACCGAAGATAATGGTAGGTAGTGGCTGTGAGGTTTTCTAGGTTGAGAGAGAAGATAGAATTCGAGAGATATGTTTATACTtcagtaacttttttttagaGGATGTACTTCTATAATATCTCCTTTGTGGACATTCGGACGTTATTACTGTACGAACGCcgtatattttttattactcCTCTCTACTTTTCTCTATGTTTACATTGATATTCATACATTAATAACATCCAAACATTCGCATGGAAGAAGAACTGTACAATTCTTCAAGAGTTGTCCCCTTGTTAGGCCAGTATAGGATTTGAATTCGCACTCCAAATGGGCTTTTAGGATTTGTTAGGCCCAAAAGCTAGTTAGCTTTCTCTTCCATCCTCttgtacatttattttatcttttattaccAGCGCTATGTTGTAAAGTCtttgtgtggagcccactaactattcatttggagactttgggTAGAGTTTGTCGGCAACTTTTTCTTACTGCACACTCACGAGAGTTGCACCAatctgcctataaataggcaacctgcaaagtgaaagaaatgagaagacagaagagaaagggagaaacgaaaagaaacaaagaagaggaaagagaaaagagagaaaagaggaaagagaagaggaaagagaaaagaaagagagtcaggcagagaagaggaagagaaggaagaaagagggtgagtgagcagagagaaaattcagtgagccacacatattgtaaacactattgtagccatattattttatatagtgaaaagttactgctg
Proteins encoded in this region:
- the LOC18771179 gene encoding uncharacterized protein LOC18771179, with product MADLIGGAAVGLIFSELYKGVENLIEKTKKFSPHLKAITATVDSLKPVIDQIEKQNKELNLSNEETEKLKKIISDGIKLVGDCSKNPKWYRKASYTDKITDLDEALKRQLEILKAQGLRDGKETLIRVTEIKKLINQLQASLLQASCLLLVLIIFLILVSRVMFSVPGGVREQQLATSSASVPGGGIILSRPARLQLGYFVVWLFGKLLVYAVYGVFVCMAIGIVCGCVEAIQDQYRLGFSGLKLPEWDELRELPMMIVGLCMCLYLLKGLLGLTNWINKQL